One segment of Alnus glutinosa chromosome 2, dhAlnGlut1.1, whole genome shotgun sequence DNA contains the following:
- the LOC133859238 gene encoding transcriptional regulator STERILE APETALA, with amino-acid sequence MSSSTSSSQDGNGNGNGNGDGGGSTSARRGGDFEGPSSSRRRAVNEVWPEPFVEALAAQVAIDASHSIGRLAAAPALANVFQVSSTWRAVSRSDLLWHRLTRSIWGRTHLLRATWRDEFVYWHRTAQNFRSGRSSHAPLVFYDLSDMDDAHTCRCITLSDRHVACGFADGAVRLFDVETHVHVSTFQPQHGNRLGRFSQAVSGIVLSSDSRLVFATVDGDIHVAIINGPGAAAHPRRAHSGEVVRDGALVDFTGCDRWWVGLYAGAAGRAFHIWDGVTEELVFVGGSLTDPEAVMGWHMLTEATEFVGRVRVTSQELGVACTSSRVMVFDLRNQGVILGEEEYRRGVVVTSLDVGDGVYVSVDGRGRGSVRRVGTMEEVCRFNVGVRGGGVMGCMNLGCALMSAGGVIRVWGAEHGEYLYRFRERVGGLNAFVANERHVAAAGSDTTIHLWDFGAQ; translated from the exons ATGTCTTCCTCTACTTCGTCTTCCCAAGACGGCAATGGCAATGGCAATGGCAATGGCGATGGCGGTGGCAGCACTAGCGCAAGAAGAGGGGGTGATTTTGAAGGGCCGTCGTCGTCTCGCCGACGTGCCGTCAACGAGGTCTGGCCGGAGCCTTTTGTTGAAGCTCTAGCTGCCCAAGTTGCCATCGACGCTTCTCACTCCATTGGCCGCCTTGCAGCCGCTCCTGCTCTCGCCAATGTATTTCAG GTTTCTTCCACGTGGCGGGCCGTCTCTCGCTCCGATCTCCTCTGGCATCGCCTCACTCGCAGCATCTGGGGCCGGACCCACCTCCTCCGCGCCACGTGGCGGGACGAGTTCGTGTACTGGCATCGGACGGCCCAGAACTTTCGCTCAGGCAGGTCGTCGCACGCCCCGCTGGTCTTCTATGACCTGTCTGATATGGACGACGCCCACACTTGCCGGTGCATAACTCTCTCAGATCGCCACGTGGCGTGCGGGTTCGCCGACGGCGCGGTCCGGCTCTTCGACGTCGAGACCCACGTCCACGTCAGCACGTTCCAGCCCCAGCACGGAAACCGTCTCGGCCGGTTCTCGCAGGCAGTGTCGGGGATCGTCCTAAGCAGCGATTCCAGGTTGGTGTTCGCCACGGTGGATGGGGACATCCACGTGGCTATCATTAATGGGCCTGGTGCGGCGGCCCATCCGCGGAGGGCCCATTCGGGGGAGGTGGTGAGGGACGGGGCGTTGGTGGACTTCACGGGCTGCGACCGGTGGTGGGTGGGCCTCTACGCTGGCGCGGCAGGCCGTGCCTTCCACATATGGGATGGGGTGACGGAGGAGCTGGTGTTCGTGGGTGGGTCGTTGACCGACCCGGAGGCCGTGATGGGGTGGCACATGCTGACAGAAGCAACGGAGTTCGTGGGCCGGGTGCGGGTGACGAGCCAGGAATTGGGAGTGGCGTGCACGAGCTCGAGAGTGATGGTGTTTGACCTGAGGAACCAGGGGGTGATATTGGGTGAGGAGGAGTACAGGAGAGGCGTGGTGGTGACGTCGCTGGACGTGGGGGACGGGGTGTACGTTAGTGTGGACGGGCGGGGGAGGGGTAGCGTGCGTAGGGTGGGGACGATGGAGGAGGTGTGTAGGTTCAACGTGGGGGTGAGGGGCGGCGGGGTGATGGGGTGCATGAACTTGGGTTGCGCGCTGATGAGCGCGGGGGGAGTGATAAGGGTGTGGGGGGCAGAGCATGGAGAGTATCTGTACCGATTTAGGGAGAGAGTGGGGGGACTGAACGCTTTTGTGGCCAACGAGAGGCACGTGGCGGCGGCGGGGAGTGACACGACGATACACCTGTGGGATTTTGGTGCGCAGTAG